The Flavobacterium sp. 1 genome contains the following window.
CGGTTGATGATCTTATTGGCGATGGTTTTGGAGACAAACCCCTCTTTCAAGTTTTTGTTGCCGAAGCTGCCAATAACCCAAACGAAATTGTAGGCATAGCATTGTATTACTACCGCTACTCTACTTGGAAAGGAAAGACAATCCATCTGGAAGATTTAGTTGTAAAAGAAAACATGCGCGGAACAGGATTAGGCTACGCTTTGTATTCTGAAATTATCAAACAGGGGAAAAAGGACAAAGTAAGAAGAATTGAATGGAATGTATTGGACTGGAACACACCAGCAATGGAGTTTTACAAAAAATCGGGAGCCAATATTCTTGAAGACTGGAGAGTAGTTCAAATGGATGAAGCTGCAATTGATTTATTTTTAGAAAAAAATAAATCCGAATAAAAAAATCACATCAAATTCCAGTTCAAAATTGATGTTTGGAATTTGAAATTTAAATATTTT
Protein-coding sequences here:
- a CDS encoding GNAT family N-acetyltransferase, which translates into the protein MKIRKGRKEDMHGVLALIQELAVFEKEPDAVLITVDDLIGDGFGDKPLFQVFVAEAANNPNEIVGIALYYYRYSTWKGKTIHLEDLVVKENMRGTGLGYALYSEIIKQGKKDKVRRIEWNVLDWNTPAMEFYKKSGANILEDWRVVQMDEAAIDLFLEKNKSE